One segment of Spartobacteria bacterium DNA contains the following:
- a CDS encoding flippase, whose translation MRTKLGKLIDFIKNFDVSYIYALLGEATLALTFVFYIMIARVLGPEQYGVFSAAVALGGILSLFIQFGLQVLLNRDVAENPTKGSESTLLYLGMQALNALPVLLILPLLCHLFDFDGYGIAVCYLVIFSEIFRSFKFLWRSVMKGHAWFKMETVSVAVERLFMVFFAGAALLWTKNIIWVVAIMATARLLDNIGIGWYLAKRVKLWSKEHRPSIYSIYRKALPFALHGMMWILYYQIDVIMLKAMAPVEEVGYYSAAYRVLEIFAALPRVVFYVAFTSFAQCYLKTPELLPKKLYEATRILLLLVLPCLIVAGFIQPVLIRWFFGEAYLGSIILLATLLPSLGIKLFGTLSEEFLLSTGREKYLPVLLTGVVLSNVLANLILIPRFGALGAAIATCFSECVFCVLSLALLIRLGHQSIGWRLIKLAIPCGVLALAPTLTVIGFSPLLSTALLIPSSLLVVYFMRKTF comes from the coding sequence ATGCGGACAAAGCTTGGAAAGCTCATCGATTTTATAAAAAATTTCGACGTATCCTATATCTACGCGCTGCTGGGTGAAGCGACGCTGGCACTCACCTTTGTTTTCTATATTATGATCGCTCGTGTACTCGGCCCGGAACAGTACGGCGTATTCTCGGCGGCGGTGGCACTGGGCGGTATTCTGTCGCTCTTTATTCAGTTTGGACTGCAAGTGCTTCTCAACAGAGACGTTGCGGAAAACCCGACGAAAGGATCAGAATCGACCCTTCTCTATCTGGGGATGCAGGCACTTAATGCCCTGCCCGTCCTGCTCATTCTGCCGTTGCTGTGCCATCTGTTTGACTTTGACGGATATGGCATAGCCGTCTGCTATCTAGTCATCTTTTCCGAAATCTTCCGCAGTTTTAAATTCCTCTGGCGCAGTGTAATGAAAGGGCATGCCTGGTTTAAGATGGAAACCGTTTCTGTCGCTGTTGAACGACTGTTTATGGTCTTCTTTGCGGGGGCTGCGCTGCTCTGGACAAAAAACATCATCTGGGTTGTAGCCATCATGGCCACAGCGCGACTGCTAGACAATATAGGCATCGGTTGGTATCTCGCAAAGAGGGTAAAGCTTTGGTCAAAGGAACACCGTCCCTCCATCTATTCCATCTATAGAAAGGCACTGCCCTTTGCACTGCACGGAATGATGTGGATTCTTTACTACCAAATTGATGTGATCATGCTCAAAGCCATGGCCCCCGTAGAGGAGGTGGGCTATTACAGTGCCGCCTATCGTGTTCTGGAAATTTTTGCGGCACTCCCTCGGGTTGTTTTTTATGTCGCCTTCACGAGCTTTGCCCAGTGCTATTTAAAGACACCGGAACTACTGCCCAAAAAACTGTATGAAGCGACCCGGATTCTATTATTACTAGTGCTACCCTGCCTCATTGTGGCAGGTTTTATACAGCCCGTACTTATTCGCTGGTTTTTTGGTGAGGCCTACCTCGGATCCATCATCTTACTGGCGACCCTGCTGCCCAGTCTCGGTATCAAACTGTTTGGAACCCTTTCCGAGGAATTCCTATTGTCTACTGGGCGAGAAAAATATCTGCCCGTGCTGTTAACCGGGGTGGTTCTAAGCAATGTGCTAGCTAATCTGATTCTTATTCCGCGATTCGGCGCACTGGGGGCAGCCATCGCCACCTGTTTCAGTGAATGCGTGTTCTGCGTCCTTAGCTTGGCCCTCCTCATCCGGCTGGGGCATCAATCCATAGGATGGCGACTCATTAAACTGGCCATACCCTGCGGTGTGCTGGCACTGGCTCCAACCCTGACCGTCATCGGATTTTCTCCGCTGCTATCCACTGCCCTGCTGATTCCCAGCAGTCTGCTGGTGGTTTATTTTATGCGTAAGACGTTCTGA